The Mycolicibacterium fluoranthenivorans genomic interval GAGAACCGATTGGCCTGGCCGTCGACACGGATGCCGGGGTCGCCTACGTCGGTGATCTGTCCGGCGAGATCCGAGCAGTCGACCTCGATGGCACTGGAGAACGCCGGTTGATCCGCGCTACAGGCGGTTTCACCGGAATTGCAGGCATCTGAAAACCCACCTGACAGGAGACACCATGTCCTATCAACTGCCGACGAACGTAGCCGATCGTCCGATCGTGGTCCTGGGGGCCGGGACGCTCGGCCGTCGGATCGCGCTCACGCACGCTACCCGTGGCGGCTCCGTTCGTCTCTACGACCTCTCCGAGAAACAACTGCATGAGGCGAAGAGATTCATCGACGACCAGCTGCCCACCCTGCTGGAGACCCGTGGTTCGGGTTCACCGGCGACGATCGAGTACGTCACCGATCTCGAAAACGCAGTCCGAAATGCTTGGTACATAGTCGAATCCATTCCCGAAGTGCCGAGCCTCAAGATCGATGTCCTGGGCACCGTCGACACTCTCGCGGAACCGGATGCCATCATCGGAACCAATTCGTCGTCCTACGCCAGCAGTGAACTTGTCGCGAAAGTCGCCCATCCCGAGCGGGTACTCAACACTCACTACGGGCAACCACCCGAAACTCGACAGCTCGAATTGATGAGCGACGGCCACACCGATGGACGGATCTTCGACCTGCTCAAACGTGAACTGTCCGCATATGGCTTTGTCGTCGCCGTCGCGCACGTGGAAAGTGTCGGTTTCATCGTCAATCGGGTGTGGGCGGCCGTGAAGCGAGAGTCACTGGCCGTCGTCGCGCAGGGAGTGACGACGGCAGAAGAATTCGACAATCTCTGGGTGGCAGCGGGTTTCGGCAACACCGGAATCTTCCGCCTTATCGATCAGGTGGGCCTCGACGTCGCTCTCGACATCGAGAATCACTACCTTGAGCGATTCCCGCACCTGCCTAGTGACTCCCGGAATCTGCTCGAAAAGTATGTGCAACAGGGGAAGCTCGGCGTCAAGTCGGGCGAAGGCTTCTACAGCGACTACACCTGAGCCACGAGAAGGGTTCCTGCAGAGGGAGCTCCCGGCGACAACGAAAAAGCAACATCATCAGGCAGCGGCTGCTGTACATCCAGATTCAATGATCGACGAAAATCGAGGAGAGAAGAACGTGAGCGATACGGTTCGAGTGGCCCAGGGTTACGTCCGAGGCAAGGAGGACAACGGCATCCTGGCATTCAAGGGCATTCCCTACGCCGCAGCACCGATCGGCGTCCATCGGTTCAAGGAACCGACCGCAGCGCCGGCGTGGGAAGGAATCCGGGACACCACCGAGTACGGGCCGACTGCCCCATCACTTCCCTACTCGCCACCGCTGGATCAATTGATGGAAGAGCCTGTCATCGAAGGTCCGGACTACCTGAACCTCAATGTGTGGACCCCGGCCACGGACGCGGGTCGTCGGCCGGTGCTCGTGTGGATCCATGGCGGGGCGTTCGCCAACGGCAGCGGGGCGGTAAGCGCTTACGACGGCTCGCGGTTCGCCCGTGACGGCGTCGTCTGTGTCACCATCAACTATCGGTTGGGGGCCGAAGGCTTTCTCCAGATCGACGGCGCCCCGGCCAACCGCGGGTTGCTCGACCAGATCGCAGCGCTTCGGTGGGTTCGGGACAACATCGCGGCCTTCGGCGGCGACCCGGACGCAGTGACCATCGCGGGCGAGTCCGCAGGCGCCATGTCCGTGATGACGCTCCTGTCGACGTCGCAGGCGGCCGGACTATTCCGTCGCGCAATTGCCGAGAGCGGTGCCGGTCACCACGTTCAGACAGCGGCTAGCGCCGCGAAGGTAACTGCTGCCATCGCCGAAGAGTTGGGCGTCGAGGCCACCCTGGCGAGTTTCTCGGCGGTCTCGCCTGCGGACCTTCTCGCTGCCCAAGGGGTGGTCGGTCAAATGATCTCGGAAGCGCCCGACCCGACCGTCTGGGGCGAACTTGCAACGAGTCCTATGCCCTTTCAGCCGGTGATCGACGGTGCATTCGTGGCTGCCCGACCGATCGACCGCTTCGCAGCAGGGGTGGGCCGCGACGTGGACGTCCTGATCGGGACCAACGCACAGGAGGCGGCCCTCTTCCTGGTACCGAACGGAGCGGCAGATGCCGCGAACGAGGACACGCTGGCGAGCATTCTTGCGCTCGTGGGGGCCGATCCCGACGTGGTACTGCCCGTCTACCGCCAAGCACAGCCCTCGGCATCGGCCGGGGAACTGCTGGTCACTTGGCTCACCGATTGGTTCTACCGAGTCCCCGCCGCTCGGGTAGCGGAATCCCGGATGATGCACGGCGCCGACACCCACGTGTACGAATTCGGTTGGCCGTCACCGCTCTTGGACGGACGTCTCGGCGCCTGCCACACCGCCGAGATCGCGTTCGCGTTCGACCAACTCGCCACACCGGCGTCGGCGATGATCGCGGGTGTCAACCCGCCGCAGAAACTCGCCGACGAGATGCACGGCGCGTGGGTGTCGTTCGTGAAGGGCGGCGACCCCGGGTGGTCGCCGTACGGTGAGGACAGAATCGTGCGCCGCCTCAACGTACACAGCGACACTGCCAGGGACCCCGCACCCGACCAACGCCGAATCTGGGACGGGATCCGCTGACCGTCGCCCTCGACACCGCGTACTCCCTCCCCCTCATACCCTCCCACGGCTACCGGTCCGAACTGACCGGTGCGATGCGCTCGCGCCGTAGGATCACGGCGTGCACACCGCGATCCTGGCCAGCGCCGCGTCAACGGCGGCGTTGACGTTGGGGCTGTCCGCCTATGCAGCGTTGATCCTCGTCGGCATCGCGGTAGGTATCTACGACGCGCGCCGGCATCGCCGGGGCCGCGCGATCGCGGCCGCGGTGATGGTCGGGGCGCTCACCTTGGGCGGGCTGGTTATCGCGATCATGAGCAGTGTCGCGTGAACCGTCACCACGCGCTGGGTCCGAAGCGCGTGGCGGGGCACACTGACCCCGCGTTTGAGGAAGTCAAAGCCGTCTTCGAAGCAGGTTTAGCCAACGGCGACGATCTCGGCGGCGCGGTGGCGGTATTCGTCGACGGCCGTGCGGTGGTGGATCTGTGGGGAGGCATCGCCGATAGGCGGACCGGACGTCCGTGGAGACGCGACACGGCTTGTCCGACCTTCTCCTGCACCAAGGGTGTGACGGCGACCGCGGCCCTCATGGTCTCCCAGCAATACGGCCGCGGTACCGACGAACCGGTGAGCGCTTGGTGGCCGGAATTCGCACAACACAACAAGCACGAGACCACGCTGAGCGATCTGATGGCCCATCGAGCCGGGTTGCCTGTCTTGGAGCGCCCGGTTTCGGTGGCCCAAGCCGCGGATCCTGCGGCGATGGCCGACCTGTTGGCCCACCAATACCCGCTGTGGCCGCCCGGGGCCGAACATGGTTATCACGCTTTGACTTTCGGATGGCTGGTCGGCGAATTTGTGCGTCGCCACACCGGTATGACGGTCGGCGAGTTCACCTGCCGCCACCTGGGCGATCGGCTGCGCATCGGCGCTTCCGGTGCGGCGGTGCGCGAAGCCGCCCGGATCAGTTCGCCACCGCCCGAGCAGCGTGTCTGGAGCGCCGAGAACGCACCGCCGATACCCGACGACACAGTCACCGAAATGCTAGCCGCCTTCGCCGATCCCGAGTCGCTGTTCATCCGAGCATCATCGAATCCCGTTGCATCGTACAATGATCCAGAAGTATTGTCGGCCGGCTGGCCCGCGGCTGGCCTGGTCACTACCGCTCGTGATTTGGCCACATTCTACGGAGACCTGATCGGCGGAACGCTGGTCGCGCCGGGCCTGCTACGGGAAGCGATCACAGAACGCGTACGCGGCCGCGACCGGGTGCTCTGCCTGGAAAGCGCCTTCGGCCTCGGCTACATGCTGCCGTCGCAGAACTTCCTGGTGCCCGAACCTGCGCAACGGACTGCTTTCGGTCACCCGGGTGCCGGCGGCGCGGTGGGATTGGCAGATGTCGAACACAAGGTCGCTTTCGCCTTTGTGCCCAATCTGCGCCGCGACTGGCTGGCCGGCGATCGCCGCGCCTACCGGCTCATCGCCGCGGTGTACGACGCGCTGTGATGCCAGGACTCATCTCGCACGCGCAGGTTCCACATGCCCGCAACCGGCACCGCAGGCGAAGGATCACGCGGTCGTGGCGAATTGACTGTCTACCGCTGGGCGGCCTTTCTGGTTGGTCGACCAGGACGCCGAGGAGACACCCGTGGTAACGGGTGCTGTCAGAGTCCCCCTCGAGCGACCTCCGCGATGGGCCACGGCCTATTTCACGAGATGAATCATCACCACTATTTCGCCGACCACGGCTCCGGAATAAACGCGTCCCCGGTCAGCTTGGCTCAAGAGAAGCCCCCTCCCCGAACCAGGAGCATTCATGACCCGTCCCGTTCGCGTAGCCGTGCAGATCCAGCCCGGCGGCGCGCCCGACTACGCCACGTGGCGCGAAGCGGTCCTGGCCGCCGACGACCTCGGCGTCGACGTGATCTTCGGCTACGACCACTTTCACCGCCCGGCCATGAAGGGCATCGTCGACGGTAAGCCCGTCATGTTCGACGAGCAGCCCGACGTCGCCAACTTCGAGGGCTGGACCGCGCTCGCGTCGTGGGGCGAGATCACCTCACACGCTGAGATCGGACTCCTCGTCACCGGCGTCGGGTACCGCAACGCGGACCTGCTTGCTGACATGGCGCGCACCGTCGACCACATCAGCGGCGGCCGACTCATCCTGGGACTCGGCGCGGGATGGTACGAAAAGGATTACACCACCTACGGTTACGACTTCGGCACCTTCGGCTCCCGCTTCGATCTGTTCGACGAGAGCCTCATCCGCATCGAGAATCGGCTCGCCGCGCTGACCCCGCCGCCCGTGCGCAAGCTCCCGATCCTCATCGGAGGCACCGGACCCAAGCGCTCGCTGCCAGCCATCGCCCGGCACGCCGATATCTGGCACGCGTTCCAGGATCTGGACGCGTTCCGCAGATCCAGCGACCGTGTCGACGAGTTGGCAGCGACGTTCGGCCGCAACGGTGCCGATATCGAACGCTCCACGCTGTGGGAGAACCCCGACAGCGCCGACGCCTTCCGCGACGCGGGAGTGACGCTGTTCCAAACCGAACTCACCGCCGACAACGGTTACGACCTGACGTCTCTCAAGCAGGTGATCGCATGGCGGGACAACGGGTGATGTCCCTCAACGGTTAGGTCCGTCACCCCAGCCGCCGGGTGCGCCACCGTGACAGATCCGCGTCGAGCACCGCAGGATCACGTTCGGGAAACACCTCTGCGGTGATCTCCAGGTGCCGGATACGGCCGAGGTGAAATCCACGGATGCCCTCACGCAGCCGACACCATCCCACGAACATCCACGAATCACCTCCGTGCAGCAGACCCATCGCCTCCACGTCGCGGGTGGTGTGGGTCTCGCCGTTTTCTGAGGTGTAGTCCAGCCGTATGACCCGGCGCGCGGCGATCGCCTCGGGTATCAGAGGGATCGCCGCCTCGGACGGCGGGTGGGCGTCGATGACGAACATCGACGCCAGCGCCTCGTCGACAGGCGCGAGCTGATCCTCGCGGCTGATCGCGAGGATCTTGGCCCGCGCCCGACGCGCCGCCGCACCATACGGCGAGTTCTCCAGCAAACCAAGCCCCGCAAGCACCGCCAGCGACTCCGCTACCGAGAGATTCAGCGGCGGCAGGGAGTGTTCCCGCAGGATGGAATACCCGCCCGCCACCCCATATTCGGCGTAGATGGGTACCCCCGCGAGCTGCAGCGATTGGATGTCACGCTCGATCGTGCGCTTGGACACCTCGAACTCCTCGGAGAGCCGAGCGGCCGACAACGGCCGGCGTGCTCCCCGCAGCAGATCGACCAGCGCGTACAACCGCTCGGCTCTCCTCATGAAGGTGAGTCTCCCCCGGTCTCAGGTGAGGTGCGCGCGTGTCCCGGTCACCGACCACACCTCGCGGATCAGCCCATCCTCGGTGAAGTCGAAGACATCGATCCCGCCCGCGGCGAGCTCCCCGTTTCGCACGTTCCACAGCATCCGCCCGTGTGGACCGTCCACGGCCCGTGCGACCTCGGTGAACACCACGTCCGGATGCTGCTCGCGGTACCGATCCAGGAACCGAGCGAAACTCTGCGCGCCCAGCACGTCGTCGCCCGGATTCGACCCATCGTTCTCGGAGATCAGGAAGTGAATCCGGAAGTCCGCACTGCAGATCCGGCGCGCGATCTCACTGTTCGTGTTCCACATCTCCAACCACACCCCCAGCGCCGCGTCCGCAGCAACCGAGTTTGTCTCCGCCATATTCGTGTTCTTGTTCATGACACCAGCATCTGAGGATGCCGCGACAACGGTGTGTCGGTGTTCGTGCGCTGTGTCGAGGGGCACGAAGCGTCGCGTCTTGCGACCACCAGGGGCCACAAAGTTCTAGTCTCTCCCGATGCCGGAAATGAGCCCTGTCGCTGACTTCGACTTCGTCATTGTGGGAGCGGGCAGCGCGGGCTGCCTGCTGGCCAACCGGCTCAGCGCCAACCCGGATCACCGTGTGCTCTTGATCGAGGCCGGCGGTAAGGACAACTGGTTCTGGATCAAAGTGCCGGTGGGCTACCTGTACACCATCGCCAACCCCCGCACCGACTGGTGCTTCACCACCGAACCCGACCCGGGTCTGGCCGGTCGCAGCATTCTCTACGCCCGGGGCCGCGTGATCGGCGGCTGCTCGTCGATCAACGCCATGATCCACATGCGCGGACAGGCCAGCGATTACGAGTTGTGGGCACAGGCCACCGGTGACGAGCGATGGCGTTGGGGCGGCTCGGACGGTCCCGGCGAAACACTGGCGATCTATAAGGACCTGGAAAACTACTTCGGCGGCGCAGACGAGTGGCACGGCGCCGACGGTGAGATTCGTGTCGAGCCGCCGAGGGTGCGCTGGAAGATCCTGGACGCCTGGCAGGCGGCCGCCGCCCAGGTCGGCATCTCCCCCATCGACGAATTCAACCGCGGCGACAACGCCGGCAGCGCGTACTTTCACGTCAACCAACGGCGTGGCCGTCGTTGGTCGATGGCCGATGCCTTCCTGCACCCCGTCGCCCACCGGCCCAATCTCACCATCTACACCCAGACCCAGGCCGTGAAGCTGCTGATGGACGACCAGGTCCAGGAGGATCAACGTCGCGGTGCCTGGACCACCGCTGCGCACCGCGCCACCGGTGTGCGACTGCTCAAAGACGGACAGACCATCGACGTCCGAGCCCGCCGGGAGGTGATCCTGAGCGCCGGGGCGATCGGGTCGCCGCATCTGATGCAGGCATCGGGTCTGGGTCCGGCCGGTCTGCTCACCCAGCATCACGTGCCGGTGGCCGTCGATCTGCCGGGAGTGGGTGAGAACCTCCAGGACCACCTGCAGCTGCGAACCGTCTACCGGGTGCGGGGCGCCCGGACAGTCAACACGCTGTACCGCAACTGGATCACCCGGGCCGGCATGGGACTTCAGTACCTGGTGATGCGTTCGGGTCCCATGACCATGCCGCCGTCTACGTTGGGCGCATTCGCAAGGAGTGACCCCACACTGGCCAGTCCCGATCTGGAGTGGCATGTGCAGCCGTTGTCGTTGGCCAAGTTCGGCGAACCGCTGCACCGTTTCGCAGCGATCACACCCTCGGTGTGCAATCTGCGACCCAGCTCGCGTGGCCACGTACGCCTCGCCAGTGCTGATCCGCTGACCTACCCGAAGATCTCCTGCAACTACCTGTCCACCGAAGCCGACCATCTGGCTGCGGTACGCGGCCTCCGGATGACCAGAAAGATCATGGCAGCACCGGCTTTGGCCCGCTACCGCCCCGACGAGCTGCTTCCCGGGCCCCAGCTGGTGAGCGACGACGACCTGCAGCAGGCAGCGGGTGAACTCGGGACGACCATCTTCCATCCGGTGGGCACCTGCGCGATGGGAGCCTTCGACACACGTGGCGTACCCCGGTCTCCCGCCACGGTGCTCGACAGCGACTGTCGCGTCTACCGCGTCGCGGGTCTTCGCGTGATCGATGCTTCGGCGATGCCCACCATCACTTCCGGGAACACCAATGCACCGGTCATGCTGATCGCCGAGCGCGCTGCGCGAGCGATCCTGGGTTGAGTCGGTCCTGAAAGCCGAAATACCTGCGGGACATCCTGATTAGGCGAACTGCAGTGCCGTCGGGCTCGGGCTCACCGGTTGTAGTCGGTCTTCAACATCCAGTGATGAACGTGCGCGGTGCGGATTCCGTCGCGGTGGAGCGGGTCGGTGCCGGCCAGGCCGTCGCAGCCTGCAGTGTCTCGGCACGCAGGACGTAGACGCCGCCTCGGGTGTCAGCTTTTCCCTCGTTGAGTTGGGTGTGTACCAGAAAGACGAGGTGAATTCCTCGTTCGCCGGCTCAACGAACTTCTTCCCATTCTCGGCTTACAGACTTCCGGAACAAGTACACGGAAACAGAATTCGTGAACCATTGCCACAGGAGCTTGGGCCACCCCACCTCATGTGCTCTTCTGCCGGTATGAAAAATGGTGAGGCCGTT includes:
- a CDS encoding serine hydrolase domain-containing protein, yielding MNRHHALGPKRVAGHTDPAFEEVKAVFEAGLANGDDLGGAVAVFVDGRAVVDLWGGIADRRTGRPWRRDTACPTFSCTKGVTATAALMVSQQYGRGTDEPVSAWWPEFAQHNKHETTLSDLMAHRAGLPVLERPVSVAQAADPAAMADLLAHQYPLWPPGAEHGYHALTFGWLVGEFVRRHTGMTVGEFTCRHLGDRLRIGASGAAVREAARISSPPPEQRVWSAENAPPIPDDTVTEMLAAFADPESLFIRASSNPVASYNDPEVLSAGWPAAGLVTTARDLATFYGDLIGGTLVAPGLLREAITERVRGRDRVLCLESAFGLGYMLPSQNFLVPEPAQRTAFGHPGAGGAVGLADVEHKVAFAFVPNLRRDWLAGDRRAYRLIAAVYDAL
- a CDS encoding LLM class F420-dependent oxidoreductase — protein: MTRPVRVAVQIQPGGAPDYATWREAVLAADDLGVDVIFGYDHFHRPAMKGIVDGKPVMFDEQPDVANFEGWTALASWGEITSHAEIGLLVTGVGYRNADLLADMARTVDHISGGRLILGLGAGWYEKDYTTYGYDFGTFGSRFDLFDESLIRIENRLAALTPPPVRKLPILIGGTGPKRSLPAIARHADIWHAFQDLDAFRRSSDRVDELAATFGRNGADIERSTLWENPDSADAFRDAGVTLFQTELTADNGYDLTSLKQVIAWRDNG
- a CDS encoding carboxylesterase/lipase family protein, whose amino-acid sequence is MSDTVRVAQGYVRGKEDNGILAFKGIPYAAAPIGVHRFKEPTAAPAWEGIRDTTEYGPTAPSLPYSPPLDQLMEEPVIEGPDYLNLNVWTPATDAGRRPVLVWIHGGAFANGSGAVSAYDGSRFARDGVVCVTINYRLGAEGFLQIDGAPANRGLLDQIAALRWVRDNIAAFGGDPDAVTIAGESAGAMSVMTLLSTSQAAGLFRRAIAESGAGHHVQTAASAAKVTAAIAEELGVEATLASFSAVSPADLLAAQGVVGQMISEAPDPTVWGELATSPMPFQPVIDGAFVAARPIDRFAAGVGRDVDVLIGTNAQEAALFLVPNGAADAANEDTLASILALVGADPDVVLPVYRQAQPSASAGELLVTWLTDWFYRVPAARVAESRMMHGADTHVYEFGWPSPLLDGRLGACHTAEIAFAFDQLATPASAMIAGVNPPQKLADEMHGAWVSFVKGGDPGWSPYGEDRIVRRLNVHSDTARDPAPDQRRIWDGIR
- a CDS encoding nuclear transport factor 2 family protein, yielding MNKNTNMAETNSVAADAALGVWLEMWNTNSEIARRICSADFRIHFLISENDGSNPGDDVLGAQSFARFLDRYREQHPDVVFTEVARAVDGPHGRMLWNVRNGELAAGGIDVFDFTEDGLIREVWSVTGTRAHLT
- a CDS encoding 3-hydroxyacyl-CoA dehydrogenase family protein, whose translation is MSYQLPTNVADRPIVVLGAGTLGRRIALTHATRGGSVRLYDLSEKQLHEAKRFIDDQLPTLLETRGSGSPATIEYVTDLENAVRNAWYIVESIPEVPSLKIDVLGTVDTLAEPDAIIGTNSSSYASSELVAKVAHPERVLNTHYGQPPETRQLELMSDGHTDGRIFDLLKRELSAYGFVVAVAHVESVGFIVNRVWAAVKRESLAVVAQGVTTAEEFDNLWVAAGFGNTGIFRLIDQVGLDVALDIENHYLERFPHLPSDSRNLLEKYVQQGKLGVKSGEGFYSDYT
- a CDS encoding GMC family oxidoreductase — translated: MSPVADFDFVIVGAGSAGCLLANRLSANPDHRVLLIEAGGKDNWFWIKVPVGYLYTIANPRTDWCFTTEPDPGLAGRSILYARGRVIGGCSSINAMIHMRGQASDYELWAQATGDERWRWGGSDGPGETLAIYKDLENYFGGADEWHGADGEIRVEPPRVRWKILDAWQAAAAQVGISPIDEFNRGDNAGSAYFHVNQRRGRRWSMADAFLHPVAHRPNLTIYTQTQAVKLLMDDQVQEDQRRGAWTTAAHRATGVRLLKDGQTIDVRARREVILSAGAIGSPHLMQASGLGPAGLLTQHHVPVAVDLPGVGENLQDHLQLRTVYRVRGARTVNTLYRNWITRAGMGLQYLVMRSGPMTMPPSTLGAFARSDPTLASPDLEWHVQPLSLAKFGEPLHRFAAITPSVCNLRPSSRGHVRLASADPLTYPKISCNYLSTEADHLAAVRGLRMTRKIMAAPALARYRPDELLPGPQLVSDDDLQQAAGELGTTIFHPVGTCAMGAFDTRGVPRSPATVLDSDCRVYRVAGLRVIDASAMPTITSGNTNAPVMLIAERAARAILG
- a CDS encoding helix-turn-helix transcriptional regulator — its product is MRRAERLYALVDLLRGARRPLSAARLSEEFEVSKRTIERDIQSLQLAGVPIYAEYGVAGGYSILREHSLPPLNLSVAESLAVLAGLGLLENSPYGAAARRARAKILAISREDQLAPVDEALASMFVIDAHPPSEAAIPLIPEAIAARRVIRLDYTSENGETHTTRDVEAMGLLHGGDSWMFVGWCRLREGIRGFHLGRIRHLEITAEVFPERDPAVLDADLSRWRTRRLG